The nucleotide window GGGCGCTCAACCGGTTCGACGCGCTCCGCCGGACCGTCGACCTGCCACCGATCACCGACCCCGCCTACGCCGACGCGGTGGAGGCGGCGCAGCGCCAGATCTCTGCAACCGTGCTGTCGGAGACGTTTCTGGTGTCGGCGGTCATCGCAGCCGCTGCCCTCGTGGTGGCGGTGGCCATCAGGCGATCACCGACCCGGGCCACCTGAACGCACCGGTCGGCCCGGCGACATGGCATCATCCACTCCGATGACCTCGCCGCGAGACCCTCGGGGACGCCGTCCCCCGGTGCAACGAGCCGCTCCCCGGGCCAGCGGAGGTGGGCCGTTCTCGGGACCGAACCGGCCATTCACGCTGATCGTCATCGTGTGCGGCGCCGCCCTCACCTGGTTCCTGATGACATCGAACCCGTTCGGGTCGGACACCGCCGCCGGACCCACGACCGCACCTCCGACCAACGGCGACACCCCGACGACGCTCCCGACGGACACCAGCCAGATGACCCAGCCCACCATCCCCGACGGGACCGGCGCCCTCCAGGGCATCGCCCTCGAACGGGTCGCCACTAGGTCGTTCCCTGTCTATGCCACCGGGCTGGAGGGCGACGACCGCATCTGGATACTCGACCGCGGCGGCGTCATCTGGACGGCAGCGCCCGATGGCACCACCGAGGTGTTCATGGACCTCCAAGACCGGGTCAACCCCGCCGGCATCGAGAACGGCCTGCTCGGCATGGCGTTTCACCCCGACTTCGCCAGCAACGGGCGGATGTTCGTCTACTACACGACCGACCCGAGCACGAGCCCCCACTCGCGGCTCGCCGAGTTCACCATCTCACCGTCGAACGCTGCCACCGGCGACCGCTCGACGGAACGGGTGCTACTCGACGTGGTTCAAGAGGGCGTGCGCCACCGAGCGGGGATGCTCCAGTTCGGACCCGACGGCTACCTGTACGTGGCCCTCGGGGACGGTGGCCTGGGTGATCGCACCGCGCAGGACCTCACCAAGCTCCAGGGCAGCATCCTGCGGCTCGATGTCGACCGGTCGGAGGGCGGCAAGAACTACGCCATCCCGCCGGACAACCCGTTCGTCGCCGGGGGCGGGCTACCGGAGATCTGGTTCTACGGGCTGCGCAACCCGTGGCGGTTCGCCTTCGACACCGTGTCCAACCTGATGTACGTCGCCGACGTGGGACAGCTCGACTGGGAGGAGGTCAACGCCGTGACCATCGGCGAAGGCGGACTCGACTTCGGCTGGCCCAACTTCGAAGGCCCGATGTGTTACACGCCGAGCGACGGCTGCGACATGGACCGCGGCGTCATCCCCATCCACCTGGTCGAACACACCGACGAGGAGGGTGGCTGCTCGCTGACCGGTGGCTTCGTATATCGCGGTTCTGCCATGCCCGAGCTGTGGGGTCACTACTTCTACGGCGACTGGTGTTACGGGTGGATGCGGTCGTTCAAGTACGAGAACGGCGAGGTCACCGACCACCGGGACTGGACCGCCGACATCGACGCCGCCCTGACCGAACTCGACCGCGACCTGCTCCACATCGGCTCGTTCGGGTTGGACGCCAACGGAGAACTGCTCCTGGTCGACACCGACGGCCTCATCTTACGCATCGTCCCGAGGCGCTAGCCCTGCTACCAGCTACCAGCTGCCAGCTGCCAGCCGGAGGCTCGCTCAGACCGGCATTCCCAGGGCGCGGCTGATCACCAACCGCTGCACCTCGCTGGTCCCCTCTCCGATCTCGAGCACCTTGGCGTCGCGGTAGTACCGAGACACCGGCGTCTCGTCCATGAAGCCGGCGCCGCCGAAGATCTGCGTTGCCTGGCGGGTGGCGGTCACCGCAGCCTCCGACGAGAAGAGCTTCGCCATGGCCGCCTCGGTGCGAAACGACTGGCCCGTGTCCCGCAGCCACGCCGCTCGATGAGTGAGCAGGCGCGATGCCTCGACGGCCACGCCCATGTCGGCGACCATGAAAGCAATCGCCTGGTTGGCTCCGATCGGCTTGCCGAAGGCGGTGCGCTCCGAGGCGTGGCGCCGAGCCTCGTCGAGGCACCCCTGGATCACCCCGGTGGCGAGGGCGGCGATGGCGATCCGCCCCTCGTCGAGGATCTCGAGGAAGTGGCGCAGCCCCCTGCCGCGCTCACCGAGTAGGTGATCGGCGGGCACCCGGCACCCGTCGAAGCGCAGCCCGTGGGTGTCGGAGGCCCGCCAGCCCATCTTCCGATACGGCGGCTCCACCGTGAGCCCCGGTGTTCTCGACGGGACGATGATGGTGCTGATCTCGTCGTCGCCGGTCTTGGCCGCCACGGTGATCAGCGACGTGATCTCGGTACCCGAGTTGGTGATGAACGCCTTGGTGCCGTCGATCACCCACTCGTCGCCGTCGAGGGCGGCACGGGTGCGCAGCCCGGCAGCATCGGACCCTGAATCGGCCTCGGTGAGCCCGAAGGCGGCGAGGGCGCGACCGGCAGCTAGGTCGGGCAACCAGCGTTGCTTTTGCTCGTCGGTGCCGAATCGGGCGATCGGACCGGCGCCGAGACCCACCGCCGCCTCCAAGGTGAGCGCCATCGACGCATCCACGCGGGCGAGCTCCTCGATAGCGATGCACTGGGCGAGCAAGTCAGACCCGGAGCCCCCGTACTCCTCGGGCAGGCCCAGCCCGAACAGGCCCAGATCCCCCATGGCGCGCACGGTGTCGACCGGGAAGTGATGGTCACGATCCCATGCCTCGGCATGCGGTGCGATCTCGCGTTCGGCGAACTCACGCACCAGCCGACGCAGCGCCTCGTGTTCGTCGGACAGGCTGAAGTCCACGGTCGATTGGCTCCGGGCTCGGGGAGGCGGAGGCTACTCGGGCGACGCCGGATCGTTGCTCCTGCCGGAGGAGATCCTGACACCAGCGGCTCCTACGATCCGACTCATGGCTGACGACGAGCGCCGACTGGAGCGCCTCGAGGACATCCCCAACGTGGGTCCGGCGATCGCCGCCGTGTTGCGGCGCGTTGGAATCGACCACCCGAACGCCCTGGTCGGCCGCGACCCGTACGACCTGTACGACCGGCTCAACGACACGACCGGCACCCGCTACGACCCGTGCGTCCTGGACACCTTCACAGCCGCAGTGCGCTACGTGGATGGCGGTCCGAAGATGCCCTGGTGGGCGTTCACTGCCGAGCGAAAGAGAACGCTCGCCGAGCGGAGCTAGACCCTCGTGGGGACGGGCCGGCCCCCCGTCGCTATCGTCTCCGCCCCGTGACCCGCATTACCGCCCTCGTTGGCATCGTCACCATCTCGTTCTCGGCGATCTTCGTTCGCTTCGCCGAGGTCTCCCCCACCACCGCTGCGTTCTTTCGCGCCGCATATGCGATACCGGTGCTCATCGTTGCCACGCGTTTCGTCACCGACACGAGAACCCGCCGAGAGCGACTCCTCGCCTTCGCCGCCGGGGGGCTGCTGGCGATCGATCTGGTGCTGTGGCACACCGCCATCGACTACATCGGCGCCGGGCTGGCTACCGTCGTCGCCAACTCCCAGGTGCTCTGGGTGGGACTCCTCGCCTGGGTGATCCTCCGGGAGCGGCCGAGCGCCGTCGCTTTCGCCGTGGTCCCGGTGGTGCTGATCGGGGTCACCCTGATCGGGGGCGTCGGCAGCGGCGACGCCTACGGCGAGAACCCAAGCCTCGGAGCGCTCCTCGCCCTTGGCGCCGGCATCACCTATACCGGCTTTCTCCTGCTGCTGCGCAGTTCCAACAAGCGGTTGGCGCCGACCCCGGGGCCCCTCCTCGACGCCACCGCAGGGGCCGCGGTCGGAACCCTCCTCCTATCCCCTCTCGACTCCGGATTCTCATTCGCCTTCACCTGGCCGGCTCACGGGTGGCTGTTACTGCTCGGCACCCTCATCCAGGTGTTCGGCTGGCTCCTCATCACCAAGGCGCTTCCCCGCCTCCCGGCGCTCGACACCTCCGTGATGCTGTTGCTTCAACCGGCGCTGACCATCGTCTGGGCGAGGATCCTCTTCACCGAAGCCCTGGCGACCCTTCAGTGGGTGGGCGTGGGCCTGGTCATGGCGGGCATCCTTACTGCGTCGACACGGGGAACGGTTCGGGCTGTGCCCGCGGCTGAACCCGGGCCTCCGGTGCCTCCGTTGGGCTGACCGCCCGGAGCACCGTCGTGACCTCGCCGATGACAGGCATACCAGCGGCCGCGAGGAAGGACTCACCCCTGGCCACCGCCGCCTCGCTCGTCTCGGGCCACTCCCGTGCGGCGTGTCTCGTCCCCCGGTGACGAAAGGCGAGCACCCTCCCTGGCACACCGGGGGCAGCCCCGGCCACAAACGACGCCCAACCCGCTAGCTCGTCTTCAGAGTCATTGACCCCCTCGATGAGGAGGAGCCGTACCTCGGCGAGCAGGCCGCGAGCCGCCAACCATCGGATCGACCGATGAACCGCCCAGGGAGCAGACCCGGTGAGAGCGCGATGCAGGTCGGGTGACCAGGCCTTGAGGTCGACCATGGCTCCGTCGAGCACCGGGGCAAGTCGCTCCCACCCCGACTCGTCGAGCGTCCCGTTGGTGTCGACCAATGTGGTGAGGCCCCGAAGCCCGGGATCTGCCTTGATGGCTCCAAACAGGTCGACGAGGAAGTCGAGCTGAAGCGTCGCCTCGCCTCCCGAGACCGTGACGCCCGACAGGAAGGGGCGAAGTGAACGGACCTCGACGAGCACATCGTCGACGGCGCGCCATTCGCCAAAGGGCGGATCCGGGACGCTTTCGTAGCGCGGGATCGTCGTCGGGTTGTGACACCCGACGCAGTCGAAGTTGCACCCCTGAAGGAACAGGACGTATCGGTTCCCCGGTCCGTCGACCCCGCTGGAGCGCAGAGAGCTAGCGACGAGGCCGCGGGTTGAACTCATGAGTGATCACCCGTGGCGCCCGGTCGAGCAGCCCCCAATGCTCCACCGACTCGGCGCCGAGAACGGTGGAGGCGATTCGCGAGCCCTCGCGCTTCAGCCGTTCGATGTCCGACAGACGAACCATGTATCCGGTGACGCGCACCAGGTCGCAGCCTTCGACGTTGAAGGTCATCTCGCGCATACCGGCATCGAAGGCGCCACGGGTGACGTCGACGATCGCCTGCGGGTTGGCCCTCACCGAGCCGTCGACAGCGAAGATGTCGCTGACTCCGCTGGGGAACAGGCCGTGGTGTGGTGCCACCGCGAGCACGTGGTCGACCGTCTCCGGTTCGTGCCCGGTGGCGACTCGCGCTCCGGCAGTGACCCCGATGTCGTCGCTGATCCCCGACTGCGCATGGAGCAGGGCTCTATCGCCACGGCAATAGGGCATGTGCCGCTCACCCACCAGCGCGGCGAGTTCGGCGATCACCGACTCCGCCAGCTCATTGGCTTCGGCATCCCACCCGTATCTCACCTCGTCGCCGAGAAGCGCCTCGACCATCTCGGCGACGCCGAAGATCCCGAACATGGCGGTGAACCGATCGCGGTGCAGGAGTCCCTCGCGCACCAGGAACGAGTGGTCGTAGAAGCCCGACTCCTCGACGAGGAAGCGGATCCGAGCCTCCATCACCTCGAAAGTGAGGGCAACGTGGTCGGCGAGAGTGCTGCTCAGGTAGGACGCCGGATCCCCCTTATGGCGCCGCGCGCTCACGGCAAGGTTCAGCCGAACCAGGGTGTGCGATCCACCACCTAGCGGAAGCGTGTTGTAGCAGGACACGACCCCGTACCCCTCGGGAAAGTCGGCCGAGATCATGGGGTGGTTGGCGATATGAGGCTTGTTGACGGCACAGATGGAGGCGGCCACCAGATCCAGCAGGCTGTCCGGGGTGACGGCAGGGTCGTACTTGAAGGTGAGGTTCGGGACCACCTGCGCCAGGGCGGCGTCGACCCGGAGCACCGAGCGGGCGATCCGGCTGTCCGTCGGGCCGATGTTGGCGTGGGCGAAGCCGTCCGGGATCGTGCGATCGAGGAAGCGCCAGAACCGCGTGATCACCTCGTCGAGATTGGCGTCGGTGCGATCGTCGAGGTATGGCAGGAGCAGTGTGTCGAGGTCACCGAAGTACACCGGGTACGAGGTGATGGAGGGAACGTTGTGATAGAGGATCTGAAGGTTGGTGATGGCATCTTCGAAGTCAGCCGCAGGCGCCAGCTCGAGGTAGTCGCTCCCGTTACGAAGGGCCACCGCGTAGTCGGGAAGCAGATACCGGGGCCGGTACGGGGCATGGCCCTCGGCGAGGTCACACACGAGCCCGGACGCCAGGGCATGTTCTGCCGCTGCCGACAGCTTGGGATAGGGCATCAGGTCCTCGGCGAGGAGCGCGAGCTGGTGCAACCGCTGGCGGTAGGACAGCGCGGGCGCGGTGATCAGATCGCGGCTGCGAGCAGCGAAGTCGTCGACATCGTGCATCGGCCCCACCTCGAGAGTTCGGCTTCCCTCAGACTCACCGGTCGCCGACGCCGCGGATAGGGTCGAAAGTCCCGGGGTGGGTCAGCCCGAGCGGGTCATCAGTCAAATCGCCCCGTCGGGGCGCGCGAAAAAACCTTCCGCTCTGCTCGGCATGGCACCGACCCATCCGCGTATTGTGGAATGCGGGAAGACACCTCTACCAAGGAGGAAGTTGGGGATGACTACGGGGAGACTCGAGTTGAACTACGGCCTCGACGATGTACCGAGGCCATTTGTCAAGGCTCTTGGCCTGGGCACACAGCATGTTCTGACGATGTTCGGGGCCACGGTGTTGGTCCCGCTTCTGTTGGGACCCGCGATGGGCTTCGACCGGGGCCAGATCGCCATCCTGGTGAGTTCGGTATTCATCTGCTCTGGAATCGCAACGTTCCTGCAGGTGAAGATCGGCTCCCGGCTGCCGATCATCCAGGGCGTTTCGTTTGCCTTCCTGGCGGCGTTCTTCGCCATCATCGCCGCGCACCCGGGTGAGGACGCCATGCGGTACATCGCCGGCGCCGTGATCCTCGGTGCGGTTTTGGAGATCGTGCTCGGCTACGGCGGCCTGTTCGGCAGGCTGCGCAAGTATGTGACTCCGGTGACGATCGCGCCGGTGATAGCCCTGATCGGACTCTCACTGTTCGGTGCGGCTGCGGCCACGGCGTCGTCACACTGGGGCATGTCGTTCCTGATGCTGGCGCTCGTGTTCGTGTTCTCGCTGGTGCTGTCGAAGAAGTACCGCTTCTTCTCGTTGTTCCCGATCCTGCTCGCCATCGTGGCGACCTACGTGATTGCGTGGATCCTGACGCAGGTCGGGGTGTTCGGTGACGGGAATCCGGCAGCGGTTTCGTTCGCCGGCATGGGCGACGCACCGTGGGTCCGTGGGGTGACGGTCGGCGACGGCGGCATCCTGTTCCCATGGGGAACGCCGCTGTTCGATCTCGGATTCTTCGTGGCGATCATGGCCGCATATCTGGCGTCGATGATCGAGTCGTTCGGTGACTACCACGCGATCTCCCGGATCGCGACCGGTCGGGACCCGAGCCCAGAAACGATCAACCGGGGCATCGGTGCGGAGGGGCTCGGCTGCATGGCGACCGGCCTCTTCGGCGGATTCGCCTCGACGTCGTACTCCGAGAACATCGGCCTGGTGGGCCTCACCAAGGTAGCCAGCCGCTACGTGGTGCTGCTCGGCGCCGGGATGCTGGTGGTGCTGGGTCTGCTGGCGAAGTTCGGTGCGGTGGTGGCGACCATCCCCACGCCGGTCGTTGGCGGCGCCTACCTGGCGCTGTTCGGGCTGATTGCTGCGGTCGGTTTGTCGCTCTTGAGGCGCGTCGACCTGGACTCGCAACGCAACCTGATGATCATCGGATTCATCCTGTTCGCCGGCTTCGTGTTCCCGGCTTACTTCGGCAGCGCTGCCGCCGCCGACTTCGACATGTGGGGCATCGAGTGGCTGACCGACATCGTCCGCTCGATCGGCTCGTCGGGCATGGCCACGGCAGCCGTGTTCGGCCTGCTGCTGGACAACCTGATCCCAGGCACCCTGGAGGAGCGCGGAGCGCTCGGAGACGAATACACGGCGCCAATCACGACGCCAACCCCGGGCGGATACACGACGCCAACCACGTGAGGTGAGTCGTCGGGTAGAGGGGCGGGACTTCGGTCCCGCCCCTCACTCGCGCTCAGGGTCAGACGATCGTCGGGAAGTGGGCCGACGGGTCCCTGAAGAACCGCGAGCGAGGCATTGCCTCATCGGCGCCAAGCGTCCGGGCGCGG belongs to Acidimicrobiia bacterium and includes:
- a CDS encoding PQQ-dependent sugar dehydrogenase, whose protein sequence is MTSPRDPRGRRPPVQRAAPRASGGGPFSGPNRPFTLIVIVCGAALTWFLMTSNPFGSDTAAGPTTAPPTNGDTPTTLPTDTSQMTQPTIPDGTGALQGIALERVATRSFPVYATGLEGDDRIWILDRGGVIWTAAPDGTTEVFMDLQDRVNPAGIENGLLGMAFHPDFASNGRMFVYYTTDPSTSPHSRLAEFTISPSNAATGDRSTERVLLDVVQEGVRHRAGMLQFGPDGYLYVALGDGGLGDRTAQDLTKLQGSILRLDVDRSEGGKNYAIPPDNPFVAGGGLPEIWFYGLRNPWRFAFDTVSNLMYVADVGQLDWEEVNAVTIGEGGLDFGWPNFEGPMCYTPSDGCDMDRGVIPIHLVEHTDEEGGCSLTGGFVYRGSAMPELWGHYFYGDWCYGWMRSFKYENGEVTDHRDWTADIDAALTELDRDLLHIGSFGLDANGELLLVDTDGLILRIVPRR
- a CDS encoding acyl-CoA dehydrogenase family protein, translated to MDFSLSDEHEALRRLVREFAEREIAPHAEAWDRDHHFPVDTVRAMGDLGLFGLGLPEEYGGSGSDLLAQCIAIEELARVDASMALTLEAAVGLGAGPIARFGTDEQKQRWLPDLAAGRALAAFGLTEADSGSDAAGLRTRAALDGDEWVIDGTKAFITNSGTEITSLITVAAKTGDDEISTIIVPSRTPGLTVEPPYRKMGWRASDTHGLRFDGCRVPADHLLGERGRGLRHFLEILDEGRIAIAALATGVIQGCLDEARRHASERTAFGKPIGANQAIAFMVADMGVAVEASRLLTHRAAWLRDTGQSFRTEAAMAKLFSSEAAVTATRQATQIFGGAGFMDETPVSRYYRDAKVLEIGEGTSEVQRLVISRALGMPV
- a CDS encoding helix-hairpin-helix domain-containing protein; its protein translation is MADDERRLERLEDIPNVGPAIAAVLRRVGIDHPNALVGRDPYDLYDRLNDTTGTRYDPCVLDTFTAAVRYVDGGPKMPWWAFTAERKRTLAERS
- a CDS encoding DMT family transporter, with product MTRITALVGIVTISFSAIFVRFAEVSPTTAAFFRAAYAIPVLIVATRFVTDTRTRRERLLAFAAGGLLAIDLVLWHTAIDYIGAGLATVVANSQVLWVGLLAWVILRERPSAVAFAVVPVVLIGVTLIGGVGSGDAYGENPSLGALLALGAGITYTGFLLLLRSSNKRLAPTPGPLLDATAGAAVGTLLLSPLDSGFSFAFTWPAHGWLLLLGTLIQVFGWLLITKALPRLPALDTSVMLLLQPALTIVWARILFTEALATLQWVGVGLVMAGILTASTRGTVRAVPAAEPGPPVPPLG
- a CDS encoding radical SAM protein; this translates as MSSTRGLVASSLRSSGVDGPGNRYVLFLQGCNFDCVGCHNPTTIPRYESVPDPPFGEWRAVDDVLVEVRSLRPFLSGVTVSGGEATLQLDFLVDLFGAIKADPGLRGLTTLVDTNGTLDESGWERLAPVLDGAMVDLKAWSPDLHRALTGSAPWAVHRSIRWLAARGLLAEVRLLLIEGVNDSEDELAGWASFVAGAAPGVPGRVLAFRHRGTRHAAREWPETSEAAVARGESFLAAAGMPVIGEVTTVLRAVSPTEAPEARVQPRAQPEPFPVSTQ
- a CDS encoding YjjI family glycine radical enzyme, which encodes MHDVDDFAARSRDLITAPALSYRQRLHQLALLAEDLMPYPKLSAAAEHALASGLVCDLAEGHAPYRPRYLLPDYAVALRNGSDYLELAPAADFEDAITNLQILYHNVPSITSYPVYFGDLDTLLLPYLDDRTDANLDEVITRFWRFLDRTIPDGFAHANIGPTDSRIARSVLRVDAALAQVVPNLTFKYDPAVTPDSLLDLVAASICAVNKPHIANHPMISADFPEGYGVVSCYNTLPLGGGSHTLVRLNLAVSARRHKGDPASYLSSTLADHVALTFEVMEARIRFLVEESGFYDHSFLVREGLLHRDRFTAMFGIFGVAEMVEALLGDEVRYGWDAEANELAESVIAELAALVGERHMPYCRGDRALLHAQSGISDDIGVTAGARVATGHEPETVDHVLAVAPHHGLFPSGVSDIFAVDGSVRANPQAIVDVTRGAFDAGMREMTFNVEGCDLVRVTGYMVRLSDIERLKREGSRIASTVLGAESVEHWGLLDRAPRVITHEFNPRPRR
- a CDS encoding solute carrier family 23 protein — its product is MTTGRLELNYGLDDVPRPFVKALGLGTQHVLTMFGATVLVPLLLGPAMGFDRGQIAILVSSVFICSGIATFLQVKIGSRLPIIQGVSFAFLAAFFAIIAAHPGEDAMRYIAGAVILGAVLEIVLGYGGLFGRLRKYVTPVTIAPVIALIGLSLFGAAAATASSHWGMSFLMLALVFVFSLVLSKKYRFFSLFPILLAIVATYVIAWILTQVGVFGDGNPAAVSFAGMGDAPWVRGVTVGDGGILFPWGTPLFDLGFFVAIMAAYLASMIESFGDYHAISRIATGRDPSPETINRGIGAEGLGCMATGLFGGFASTSYSENIGLVGLTKVASRYVVLLGAGMLVVLGLLAKFGAVVATIPTPVVGGAYLALFGLIAAVGLSLLRRVDLDSQRNLMIIGFILFAGFVFPAYFGSAAAADFDMWGIEWLTDIVRSIGSSGMATAAVFGLLLDNLIPGTLEERGALGDEYTAPITTPTPGGYTTPTT